The stretch of DNA ctatcgtatatgcttccaccaccacctcagcagctcattccaggcacccactatgtaaaaaaaatgtcccgcacatcccctttaaagtctgccccctcaccttgaagccatgccctctagtatttggaatctcccccctccactgtctaccctatccatgccttgtATCAAGCCTCCTCTTAGCCTCCATACTGGACGACACTCAGACTGTATTAGCTCCGTGCATTCCCTATTTAAAACGGGGTCATAAGAATTAGTGAAGTGTTTAATAGTATAAAGGATGTATTATGATATGTGCACATTTATCCTCTAGAGAAAGAAGGTCATTAATACACTCCCATCACTTCAACGTCTCTGAAATTAACCATAGAGTTAACTATAAagccatagagtcacacagcacggaaacaggcccttcggcccaatgcattcatgccaaccaacatcccccatctacactagtcccacctgcccccgttTGGCTTGTCCCTCTAAACATTTGTGTGTatacctcaatagacaatagacgctggagtaggccaattggccctttgagccagctccaccattcatagaaaataggtgcaggagtaagccattcggcctttcaagcctgcaccgccattcaatatgatcatggctgatcatccaactcagtatcctgtacctgccttctctccataccccctgatcactttagccacaagggccacatctaactccctcttaaatatagtcaatgaactggcctcaactaccttctgtggcagagaatagtaagattaaacgagaacttatcagtttgaagtttgatcgttattttatgaggagtaacgttgagggaatacgtgaagaaccccgccaggacgcatgcgtgtcattcttcaaagcagcggtgtgaaatcacagataactgtaatgactaaacatagtaagattagagaagagataccagttgagtatatgatcaagggtgggagcggagggcacgtaatccctcaacgttactcctcataaaataacgatcaaacttcaaactggtaagttctcgtttaatcttactattttacttcggagtcatgtgagtgactacgtgaagattttaaagctctgtgatttcatgccgtggaaacgagtccatgcatcacatctgccttgattatggggagaatagagttaacatcattagacatcaatacgatattgaaacccaacgataaatatattaacaccaattattgcccctatttatggggtaaattatattacagaacttaaatttgtttctgcaaatgttccaggttcaatgactggtttgttataaagtcgttggaaagtttcctccgttgaccatcctgctgtcttgaggatttggtccataggaacgtccaacttcatagctgccgatgtagctgcagccctggtggagtgagatttaaaaatgctagtgtctactccagcctttattaggacctgttgtagccatctagagatggtctggactgtcactgctttgagtggctgtttgtagctgattaaagttacatttctttccctctgatgaccttagtatactccatatataatagtaagtgtgttacaatacagagacgaccatctgtcgggtaggccctgaattctgtttttaggcctgctgacccctgtctgttctgtttgactatttcattgatgtgaaaagttaaatttccagatgaaataatcatgttgtccagccttagtttctgtagtgactggaccctttgtgccgtgaccaaggccatcagcatgactgttttcatagtcagtttctgtagggacagagctgtagctggagaccagtttcttaacatggtcagtacaatgctcacatcccatatttgggagtacctggttcttggggattaacattaaaatgcccctcatgagtttggttaccagggtgtgtcccaacagaatgccgctctgttccttgccacaggtatgttgacagagcacttctggcgcagttgatggcactatgactgagcctctcatcgtaatggaggcttgccaggaattccagaacagacgggatgttcatagatctgtgggtgatgtttattgttgtgacagtacttcccatttcttcaagacaccaagtactgttttttggtcgactgtctgtgggccgctgaaataatatccactgttcggtccgtcggtcccaggtgtagtagaggtgctttcaactctattaattaataggtttatataattatgacatgggtaactaccccttgttgcgggaagaaccagtaaattaggtctatgatggatggtgatgcatggttctaataccatgtcgagtatcaccgggacccatggttgagtaggccaatcggttactatcaaaataccagacgcggagtctactgtatattcctaaatacccgactgatgaggcagaaggagggaatgcataaataaataatcccccaatgcagcgaaaatgcatctgtagccactgccccaggttctggttcccatgaacataattcgataactggtgagagcatggatgcgaataggtcgatatctggtgttccataccgtgctgtaatttcagcaatacattttttatccaacatccattcagtgtttttcatagaatttgcgtgacctgttgtctgccactaaattcagtttacctggtaagtaggtagctgatatccaaatatctctctggatacacttgccaaattgtgttggtcagattgtcacatgatgtttccacccatatggttgatatatgctaccacggtggtgttgtcaatttgtagtctaacatgctggtgatataacccagaacaatatgacttaaagccatggaatgcactcaacattcccaggtagtttatgcccagtgtttccaTCTccgccacagctggagatggaattggtagcatcccatccaagtgcactggcatcagtatgtagttccatagacgggtagctgataatgtttggatcggaacaatgcctaatgttatgtttccaccattttagttccattgtggcctctattggtagcttcattggtctgtcagaatgacccccataatttttgagtgcacgaatgtgtgccctctgtaatttttgataatgtaaaggtccgatttgtgtggctggaaacgcagccactataatgccaattattcttgctaccagtctgatggatggttttgttttgctgcaagcctccattaaggctgtaaccttttctttcggcaaagtcacttacatgtgaactgtgttaaaggcgaaccgcagatgatccattgtgttaaataacatctgtggtcacctctaatgggtactgtatagtaagcattttttaatacgatgcttgccatgtagtaacctaggaatcaattgcttagcagtaacaaaggttcccatctagtaatgaatataaagtacgaaagtattcaaattagtcaaatctatgatgatgtggcaaccaccatcagtTTATGATAaatattttggacacgaattcctgtgattcgtgttggatatcctccattactccttttttatatgggcactgtagttcggtatgcgcttttaattttttttttttttttttgcctgtaagcacgaacattcggttcggtacatgctgaactggaggattatgttttgtataaattctatggtataaccctatacttctgaaaatataagcttcggtagttaatttattccatgcatccagatagaattgtaatctcccaccaacctcgtaaggaaccaggccCACCTTCctgcatggttactattagtaggtttgttactttttcggcatcctccgtggacgttgaggtgccggtgtctggatctgtagttgggtcggtgttgaggattagcgcattccccaggaagtagtttttagacgttgctttaatgagccccagggttttaccctctttgtcaagttcttttacctgttttgataagttgcctccaaatagtaatattggtggtttggaggttccaggtttgcataggcctgcaaattagggtctaaagccggttggatggcacttcttcctaatgctgtttactcgtattggtagttgcaaaataaagccagtgcatcctggtgatcttgtgtcatgtcttttttgtttattgtgcgggcgaaacccgtaattcccgctgttaggactttcagaacttgctgttgtttcaagtccctgactctgccatgttttcaaatacactggttgacactgggaacattcagtgttttgcagttccctgatggtaagtgtcttccaataggttttcttgcaccccatgtgcactaggggtatgttctgcacccctcttcaggttcagcccagaattgaccccctatactcccctctgatgagggagaaacactgtgcagccctacaagaggtactgctgtaggacttactagctgcccccctgtgactagtctccatctcccggagcctgccacttacctgctccaacagccgctccagctggctctgatgctctcgggcactggccacctcatggtcactggccgtcgcggctgctcctgaagccgctgctcctgaagccgctcctgctccagttccggcagtcagcccaggattgaccctccgtgctcccctctgatgaggaggaacactgtgcagccccacaagaggtactgctgtggggcttactaactgcccactgtggctagcctccatctcccggagcctgccactttggagtatttcctcctgcagccgctccaaccggctccaatgctcacgggcactggccgtcgcggctgctcttgttccccgctcccagccgctccaaccggctccaatgctctcgggcactggccgctcgcggctattcagagtcggactcatcggagtcaacgactctgttagttttttgcttcgctctaccgcccggccgtggccggtgcgggagcgaagtcgggcacagctgttcccattacgggagattagcgtgccgttggctgctgctgctggctgcccgcaactccgctgttctcccccgccagcttttccgcagccttcgtggatctggtccatgtctccacctgtaaggtaagtggaaggaacgcagagtctccttacctgctgttcccgactttcaatttttgccgctaaggggaacgtcgttccccctgctgtgactcgttgcagtgtagcgatatgacacgcatgcgtcctggcggggttcttcacgtagtcactcacgtgactccgaattaaaattccatagattcaccactctctgtgtaaaaaatggttttctcatcccagtcctaaaagatttcccctttattcctaaactgtggccccttgttctggacttccccaacatcgggaacaatcttcctgcatctagcctgtccaaccccttaagaattttgtaagtttctataagatcccccctcaatcttctaaattctagtgagtacaagccaagtctatccagcctttcttcatatgaaagtcctgacatcccaggaatcagtctggtgaaccttctctgtacttcctctatggcaagaatgtccttcctcagattaggagaccaaaactgtacgcaatactccaggtgtggtctcaccaagaccctgtacaactgcagtagaatctccctgctcctatactcaaatctttttgctctgaatgctaacataccattcgctttcttcactgcctgctgcacctgcatgcctactttcaatgactggtgtaccacgacacccaggtctcattgcatctccccttttcccaatcggccaccattcaatgtgatcatggctgattatccccaatcagtaccccgttcctgcattctcccctgcACAAATATATGTGCAGCtggggcttggagggatatgggtctaaaatcaggcaaatgggacgagctcaacatggttggcatggacaaggtgggctgaagggcctgtttctctgctgttttGCCCTGTGACTCTGTAACCATGTTTGCCACTTGACTGCTCTTATTCCTGGTCACAGTTGGAAGGACTTTGGGTCTTGCCTGGAAACCACGGAGtcactgacagaagtatatacaatggtgagagacatagatagggtagacagtcagaacctttgtccctGCATGGAAGATTCACcggctagagggcacagctttaagaggAGAGTGGCAacattcaaaggagatgtgcaggggatGTTTTTTACACAGGTAGATGCCTGgaccacgctgccaggggtggtcataaggaataggagtagaattaggccattcggcacatcaagtctactctgccattcaatcatggctgatctatctctccatcgaaatggcgtcaagttgggaaaaggggaagtacaacgggatctgggggtccttgtacatcagtctatgaaagtaagcatgcaggtacagcaggcagtgaagaaagcgaatggcatgttggcctttataacaagaggaatcgaatacaggagcaaagaggtccttctgcagttgtacagggccctagtgagaccacacctggagtattgtgtgcagttttggccccctaatttgaggaaggactttcttgctattgagggagtgcagcgtaggtttacaaggttaattcccgggatggcgggactgtcatatgctgagagaatggagcagctgggcttgtatactctggagtttagaaggatgagaggatatcttattgaaacatataagattgttaaggacttggacacgctagaggcaggaaacatgttcctgatgttgggggagtccagaaccaggggccacagtttaagaataaggagtaagccatttagaacggagacgaggaaacactttttctcacagagagtgatgagtctgtggaattctctgcctcagagggtggtggaggctggttctctggatgctttcaagagagagctacatagggctcttaaaaatagcagagtcaggggatatggggagacggcaggaacggggtactgattggggatgatcagccatgctggctcaaagggccgaatggcctactcctgcacttattgtctattgtcctaaccccattctcctgccttctccccttaacctctgacagctgtactaatcgatctatctctgacttaaacatatccactgatggtgaaggcagatacgatagtggtgtttcagagactatgggataggcacatggatctgtCCATGGTCTTGAACCTGTGACTCCGGGGCTGGGCTACCACCATCGATCCCAGGTTGTTGTCCACGTTGAACACATCAGTCTAGCCCTGGCTGGTGGGACAATGCAAGGATTTAGAACAAGCAATCTGCTGCTTACTCAAGCCCCTGTCAGATTGCTCATTAAAGTGAGTGAACATTTCAGCGGCACTTCATCCAAATTCATCATAGGGTGGCCCACTGCTGTGGAAAGGAGAGTCGGGACAGTGGATTACAGTGTGGTGTGGGCTCTCCACAGAAGAACATACAACACAGAGcagtacagtgtaggaaggaactgcagatgccggttcaaaccgaagatagacacaaaatgctggcgtaactcaacgggacaggcagcatctctggagagaaggaatgggtgacgttcgggtctgaagaatgaatgaatgattgaatgaataagtttattggccaagtattcacatacaaggaatttcccttggtgctccgcccgcaagtgacaacgtgacATCAGTCAGgaatagtctcgacccgaaatatcacccattccttctctccagagatgctgcctgtcccgctgggttactgcagcattttgtgtttgtccacaggaacaggccctttggcccagactTCAGAGACAAACatatctggcagtgtgttccaggcacccaccaccctctgtgtaaaaagaacaCTTATCCTTTCAATGTTCCTGCTCTCACCTGATAGCtacgccctccagtctttgacatttcaaccctgggaCAAAGGCTTTGACTGTctacctatctatgcttctcataactttatacacttctatcaggtcttcccacaacctctggcgttccagagaaagcaaccCAAGTCCGTCCaacctttggtggcaagaacaggaaagtagactattacctgaatggcggccgattaggaaaaggggagatgcaacgagacctgggtgtcatggtacaccagtcattgaaagtaggcatgcaggtgaagcaggcagtgaagaaagcgaatggtatgttagcattcatagcaaaaggatttgagtataggagcagggaggttctactgcagttgtacagggccttggtgagaccacacctggagtattgcgtacagttttggtctcctaatctgaggaaagactttcttgccatagagggagtacagagaaggttcaccagactgattcctgggatggcaggactttcatatgaagaaagactggatagactcggcttgtactcgctggaatttagaagactgaggggggatcttatagaaacgtacaaaattcttaaggggttggacaggctagatgcaagaagattgttcccgatgttgggggtccagaacaaggggtcacagtttaaggataagggggaagccttttaggaccgagatgagaaaaaaaaatttcacacagagagtggtgaatctgtggaattctctgccacagaaagtagttgaggccagttcattggctatatttaagagggagttagatgtggcccttgtggctaaagggatcagggggtatgtagagaaggcagggacaggatactgagttggatgatcagccaagatcatgttgaatggcggtgcaggctcgaagggcctactcctgcacctattttctatgtttctgtttctatcctGTAGCTAATAcagcctaatccaggcatcatgcaggtgaacctcctctgcaccctctccaaagcctcctcatccttcctgtaatgggtcgaCCAGAACACCAAATCTCaccaaactatttaaaaaaacgtCACTTCCTGACTTCTACTCAATATCCCGTCTGATGAGGGCAAGCATACCTTTGCGTGCaccttctttgccactctatTTACTTCTATGTAGCTGTTCAATGATGTTCCACATACCGAATaccgaaaggcttggatagagtggatgtggagaggatgtttcaactactGGGAGAGTCCAAGACAGCCTCAGCATTGAAGGgggttctttcaggaaggagatgaggaggaatttctttagtctgtgggattccttgccacagaaggctgtgaagtcaatggatatttaaggcagatagatagatagattcttgattattacaggtgtcagagattatggggagaaggcaggagaatggggttaggagggagagatagaacagccatgattgaatggtggagtagacttagaaacatcgaaaataggtgcaggagtaggccattcggcccttcgagcctgcactgccattcgatatgatcatgtctgatcatccaactcagtatcccatccctgccttctctccataccccctgatccctttagccacaagggccacatctaactccctcttaaatatagccaatgaactggcctcaactaccttctgtggcagagaattccacagattcaccactctctgtgtaaaaaatgattttctcatctcggtcctaaaagactgccctcttatccttaaactgtgacccctagttctggacttccccaacatcgggaataatcttcctgcatctagcctgtccaaccccttaagaattttgtaagtttttataagatcccccctcaatcttctaaattctagcgtgtataagccgagtctatccagtctttcttcatatgaaagtcctgccatcccaggaatcagtctggtgaaccttctctgtactccctctatggcttgatgggccgaatggccttattctgctcctttcGCTCCTGGCCTTCTGATGTTTTTAAGGATGTGTTTGTGTTGTTTCACAGGGGGAAGACCCGGAGGTCAGATGTGTGAGGCGTGTAGATAACTTGGTCGCGGAGAGTGGATTGTGAGCATGGAGGGTGAGATGGAGCAGCGGAACGGCTGGAGTCCCAGAGCAGTAGCGGCCAATGGTCTGATCAACACCACCGAGGCTCATGTGGAGGGCTTGGAGGGGCCGCCGTGTGTCTACCCCACGCCACACTACGAGGGGGAGCTGGGCGTGGGGGAGAGTGAGCAGCAGGTACTCAGTGCCCAGAACCTACAGCATGCGGTGGATGCACAGTACCGAGCTGGCATCTTCACCTACACGGGCAGCCTGCTGCCCCCCTGTGACGACAGCAGCTCGGACACATGTGAGACCACCTTCATCGACAACAAGTCCCCTCTCAACCAGGGCATGGACTACGAGGACGGAGACTTCATTGACCTGTCCACAGATGAGGGCAAACTGCAGACACTCTCCTACGACCTGGAGGATGAGGAGGAGTTCCAGGAGCTGGAGGTAGGAACCAGCGAGGGGGCCATTAATGCCACAGGGTCACACAGTCACGGGGCACAATGTcagtcacagagacacggaggcacaggcatggagacacagggacacagggtcacaggggcacagggacacagggacacagggacacagagacacaggcacggagacacagggtcacagggacacagggacacagggacacaggggcacagggacacagggacacagggacacagggacacagggacacaggggcacagggacggagacacagggtcacagggacacagggacacagggacacagggacacagaggcacagggacacaggggcacagggacacagggacacagagacacaggggcacagggacacagggacacaggggcaCAGGGACACAGGGGCACAGGGACACAGGGGCACAGGGGCACAGGGACACGGGCACAGgggcacagggacacagggacacagagacacagggacacaggggcacaggggcacagggacacagagacacagacacaggggcacagggacacagggacacagggacacaggggcacagggacacaggggcacaggggcacagggacacagagacacaggggcacagagacacaggggcacagagacacagagacacaggggcacagagacacagggacacaggggcacagggacacaggggcacaggggcacaggggcacagagacacagagacacagggacacagggacacaggggcacagggacacagggacacagggacacagtgacacggagacacagggacacggagacacagggacacagggacacaggggcacagggacacagggacacagtgacacggagacacagggacacggagacacagggacacagggacacagggacacagggacacagggacacaggggcacagggacacagggacacagggacacagtgacacggagacacagggacacggagacacaggggcacagggacacggagacacagggacacagggacacagagacacggagacacggagacacagggacacagggacacggagacacagggacacagggacacagggacacagggacacagggacacagggacacagagacacagggacacggagacacggaggcacggggacacagggacacggggacacggagacacggagacacagggacacggagacacggagacacggagacacggagacacagggacacagggacacagagatgcGGAGCTGCAGGGACACAGAGATGCGGAGCTGCAGGGAAGCAGGGACACAGAGTCTCAatttcagagagtcatagagttgtacagcacggagacaggcccttcagcccactttgtccatgccgaccaacttggcatactgggctagtcccagtttgcctgcatgtggtccatatccctctaaccctctcctatccatatatctgcccaaatggctcttaaaagttgtaattgtatcccacttccatagcttcctctggtagttcattccagatacagactacactctgagtgaaaatgttacccctgagcctcttaaatctctcccctctcaccttacgcctgtgctctctagttttagaatcctctaccctggggaacagactgtgagcgttcactttatccgtgcccctcatgatcttgtacacctcaataaggtcacccctcagcctcctaccctCCAGAGAGatgagtcccagcctatccaacctttccctgtagctcaagcccgCATGCTCAGGTTACATGCTGGTGAATATCCTCTGCGCCCTTTCCTACTCATTGAAATCGGGTGTGTGGTACAGTGGACCACCTTCCAGCTCCTGACTatagtttgaagatagacacaaaaagctggagtaattctgcgggagaggcagcatctctggagataaggaatgggtgacgttttaggtcgagacccttcttcaacctgaggggtctgaagaagggtctcgacccgaaacgtcacccattccttccctccagagatgctgcccgtcccgctgagttactccagctttttgtgtctatcttcggtctaaaccagcatctgcagttccttcctacacatagtccTTCCTTTCCCTTGGCTAACTTTGTAAAGATGTGAGTGTCCATATTTCAATGGACGAGCTGGTAATGGGTTGGTGGGAAGCGATGCAGGAAGGAGCCTGTCATAACCTGATTCACCGtcagggctggatttacgtataagcttcacaagcttaagctgagGGCCTCGAGAAccaggggggcctcggcagggccggatttacctataggcttcatgGGCTGATTGAGAGGGGCCTTACATGggagattgggaggggcctcaaaagtggaacagcctagggcctctcttcatctaaatccggccctgttcaCCGTCCAGTAAATGAATCAGCACCCGGCTGTCAGATGAGGGGTGGGGGCAGACAAGGGGGGCGCTGAGAGGGTGAATCTCTGCCCCACAATTGCCAGTCCCGAGGGAGAGGGGCTTAACTCACTGAGCACTaacgctcggtccgccaaggcctgcagaGTCTCCTCTCTGACcaaccattttacttcggagtcacgtgagtgactacgtgaagaacccgctcagcacgcatgcgcggcattacgccagcagtgcaacagcggctgcagcgggagtcaggcgctcccgctgcaatttaaaagacggaccgtcaggtaagttaaactgaggtcggctttacttGTGAAAGGAGAGCCATCTGATTTCTCTTTCAAAATGAGTATATCCAAGAAAAGGCTctcaaagaaatctgtcccccgttcgactccaccagaggagcgttccatcaggggggggggcagcaacaggcggtaggaacgcttaccgagcgc from Amblyraja radiata isolate CabotCenter1 chromosome 8, sAmbRad1.1.pri, whole genome shotgun sequence encodes:
- the syndig1 gene encoding synapse differentiation-inducing gene protein 1, which gives rise to MEGEMEQRNGWSPRAVAANGLINTTEAHVEGLEGPPCVYPTPHYEGELGVGESEQQVLSAQNLQHAVDAQYRAGIFTYTGSLLPPCDDSSSDTCETTFIDNKSPLNQGMDYEDGDFIDLSTDEGKLQTLSYDLEDEEEFQELESEYSSDTESEDNFLTLPPKDHLGLSVFSMLCCFLPLGIAAFYLSHETNKGVAKGDYHLASTSSRRALFLAVLAITIGTGIYVGVAVALIAYLSKASHQ